One genomic region from Amycolatopsis sp. FBCC-B4732 encodes:
- a CDS encoding AMP-binding protein, with protein MLTSSERAAGATTLSTLLTARAAASGTERALTFLGPEGTTVTWAELDGRVTAVAAALRQVTEPGQRVAILVAHPVEQVVAFLGVLRAGLVAIPAGPDRARVFADAEPAIVLATSATVAATRRFLSTLDTCGHRVLAVDAVPAAPGFTEDPVPAEDVAYLQYPGGVMVTHANVVANARQAAPVLGPGTLVSRLSLSDPLGLLLGVAVPLTTGRPAVLVERLEPLEALGPLTTLASTTDPELDRLREAVGQLRVCYRVPEATALVACGHPAGQRVAIVDPGGRRLPAGEAGEIWVSGPNVARGYWNRPEESSRVFCAILAGDDEPRWWLRTGDLGVLDEAGELSILDEDFAAGHHPRDLEATAGEAHPAIRDAAAFAVPGAQVVLVVELASGIVPPRGVVERAVRGALAERHGLTPRRVVVLSAGALPGNRAECRESYLAGLSTPDGLR; from the coding sequence ATGCTCACGAGTTCTGAACGGGCCGCCGGGGCCACGACGCTTTCGACGCTGCTGACCGCCCGCGCGGCGGCCTCGGGCACCGAGAGAGCGCTTACCTTCCTCGGCCCCGAGGGGACGACGGTGACCTGGGCCGAGCTGGACGGCCGGGTCACCGCCGTCGCCGCGGCCCTGCGCCAGGTCACCGAACCCGGGCAGCGCGTGGCGATCCTCGTCGCGCACCCGGTCGAGCAGGTCGTCGCGTTCCTCGGCGTGCTCCGCGCCGGGCTGGTCGCGATCCCCGCCGGCCCGGACCGCGCCCGCGTCTTCGCGGACGCGGAACCGGCGATCGTGCTGGCGACTTCGGCGACGGTCGCGGCGACCCGGCGCTTCCTGTCCACCTTGGACACGTGTGGCCACCGCGTGCTCGCCGTGGACGCCGTGCCCGCGGCACCGGGCTTCACCGAGGACCCGGTGCCCGCCGAAGACGTGGCGTACCTGCAGTACCCGGGCGGGGTGATGGTCACGCACGCGAACGTCGTCGCCAACGCCCGGCAGGCGGCGCCGGTGCTGGGGCCGGGGACGCTGGTGAGCCGGTTGTCGCTCAGCGATCCCCTGGGCCTGCTGCTCGGCGTGGCCGTGCCGCTCACCACCGGCCGGCCCGCGGTGCTCGTCGAGCGGCTGGAACCGCTCGAGGCGCTCGGGCCCCTGACGACGTTGGCGAGCACCACCGACCCCGAGCTGGACCGGCTGCGCGAGGCGGTCGGACAGCTGCGGGTCTGCTACCGCGTGCCCGAAGCGACCGCGCTGGTCGCGTGCGGGCACCCGGCGGGCCAGCGGGTCGCGATCGTCGATCCCGGCGGACGGCGGCTGCCCGCGGGCGAGGCCGGCGAGATCTGGGTGAGCGGGCCGAACGTCGCCCGCGGCTACTGGAACCGGCCCGAAGAATCGTCCCGCGTCTTCTGCGCCATCCTCGCCGGGGACGACGAACCCCGGTGGTGGCTGCGGACCGGTGACCTCGGCGTGCTCGACGAGGCGGGCGAACTGTCCATCCTGGACGAAGACTTCGCCGCCGGGCACCACCCGCGCGACCTCGAAGCGACCGCCGGGGAAGCCCATCCGGCGATCCGGGACGCGGCCGCGTTCGCTGTTCCCGGTGCGCAAGTCGTGCTGGTCGTCGAGCTGGCCTCGGGGATCGTCCCGCCGCGCGGCGTGGTCGAGCGGGCCGTGCGCGGTGCGTTGGCGGAGCGGCACGGGCTCACGCCGCGCCGGGTCGTCGTGCTGAGCGCGGGCGCGCTGCCGGGGAACCGGGCCGAGTGCCGGGAAAGCTACCTGGCCGGTCTGTCGACTCCGGACGGCCTGCGGTGA
- a CDS encoding MerR family transcriptional regulator: MKSIGEVAARFGVPSHVLRHWEAEGLLAPARAGNRRRYSDADQHRVAAILVSKEAGLGLADIRAVLAAPTASAREELLAGHRRRLEARLARTQAALDLLGGGPCPHDDIMTCPHFRGLLAGRLPSDA, encoded by the coding sequence ATGAAGTCAATAGGCGAGGTGGCGGCCCGGTTCGGGGTGCCGTCCCACGTGCTGCGCCACTGGGAGGCCGAAGGGCTGCTGGCCCCCGCACGCGCCGGGAACCGCCGTCGCTACAGCGATGCCGACCAGCACCGGGTCGCGGCGATCCTGGTCTCGAAGGAGGCGGGCCTCGGGCTCGCCGACATCCGGGCGGTGCTGGCCGCCCCGACCGCGTCGGCGCGCGAGGAACTGCTGGCCGGGCACCGGCGGCGGCTGGAAGCCCGGCTCGCCCGGACGCAGGCCGCGCTCGACCTGCTCGGCGGCGGCCCCTGCCCGCACGACGACATCATGACCTGCCCGCACTTCCGCGGCCTGCTGGCCGGACGGCTGCCGTCAGACGCCTGA
- a CDS encoding methyltransferase domain-containing protein: MSTLLALLDSFDDRPAARDLRELTYRGLTGTVVDVGCGGGRAVGELVARGVRAIGVDLNAAMVEAAAERWPAGEFHVADATALPLGDGAVTGYRADKVLHALPDPGAAVTEARRVLAPGGRAVLTGQDWDAILIDSDDPGRTRALVHARADRLPHPRVARRYRNLLLDNGFTGVTVEVRTAVWTDAACLPMLADLAGEGDWLDEQTARARDDRLFVALPFVVAAGVR; the protein is encoded by the coding sequence ATGTCCACGTTGCTCGCTCTCCTGGATTCCTTCGACGACCGGCCCGCCGCCCGCGACCTGCGCGAACTCACCTACCGCGGCCTGACGGGCACGGTGGTCGACGTCGGCTGCGGCGGCGGGCGCGCGGTCGGCGAGCTGGTCGCCCGCGGCGTCCGCGCCATCGGCGTCGACCTGAACGCCGCCATGGTCGAGGCCGCCGCCGAGCGCTGGCCGGCGGGCGAATTCCACGTCGCCGACGCGACCGCGTTGCCCCTCGGCGACGGCGCGGTCACCGGCTACCGCGCCGACAAGGTGCTGCACGCGCTCCCCGATCCCGGGGCGGCGGTCACCGAGGCCCGCCGGGTGCTCGCTCCGGGTGGCCGCGCGGTGCTCACCGGGCAGGACTGGGACGCCATCCTGATCGACTCCGACGACCCCGGCCGCACCCGCGCGCTCGTCCACGCCCGGGCGGACCGGCTGCCGCACCCGCGGGTGGCGCGGCGCTACCGGAACTTGTTGCTGGACAACGGGTTCACCGGCGTGACGGTGGAGGTACGCACGGCGGTCTGGACCGACGCCGCGTGCCTGCCGATGCTCGCCGACCTCGCGGGCGAAGGCGACTGGCTCGACGAGCAGACGGCGAGAGCCCGAGACGACCGCCTGTTCGTGGCGCTCCCGTTCGTGGTGGCGGCCGGCGTCCGCTGA
- a CDS encoding MCE family protein → MKSLVKLAAVVTLALVTTGCGRGVSVYDIPLPGGAALGDHPIHVTASFTNVLDLVPQSGVKVNDVPVGQVVKVELAPDGHSAIVELLLNGDVDLPGNAVARLRQASILGEKFVELAAPPDATPSGRLLDGSTIPLDQSTLTPEIEEVFGALSLLLNGGGVAQVQNISHQLNEALGGRETAARSLLSSLDEFVRGLDEHRTEITRAIESVNKLAQTLNAHTDQITTTLNGLTPGIGVLNQQREALVGMLKSLDGLTSVAVDTVNRSKDDLVADLKALEPLLRRLADSGDKLPKAMEMIFTFPFPDAALDTIRGDYLNGFLKVGH, encoded by the coding sequence ATGAAGTCCCTGGTCAAGCTGGCCGCCGTGGTGACGCTCGCGCTGGTCACCACCGGCTGCGGGCGCGGCGTCAGCGTCTACGACATCCCGCTGCCCGGCGGCGCCGCGCTCGGCGACCACCCGATCCACGTCACCGCGAGCTTCACCAACGTGCTCGACCTGGTGCCGCAGTCCGGCGTCAAGGTCAACGACGTCCCGGTCGGGCAGGTCGTGAAGGTGGAGCTGGCGCCGGACGGGCACAGCGCGATCGTGGAGCTGCTCCTCAACGGCGACGTCGACCTGCCGGGCAACGCCGTCGCGCGGCTGCGGCAGGCCAGCATCCTCGGCGAGAAGTTCGTCGAGCTGGCCGCGCCGCCCGACGCGACGCCGTCGGGCCGGCTCCTCGACGGGTCGACCATCCCGCTGGACCAGTCCACGCTGACGCCGGAGATCGAGGAGGTCTTCGGGGCGCTGTCGCTGCTGCTCAACGGCGGTGGTGTGGCGCAGGTGCAGAACATCAGCCACCAGCTCAACGAGGCCCTCGGCGGCCGCGAGACCGCGGCCCGCAGCCTGCTGTCCTCTTTGGACGAGTTCGTGCGCGGTCTCGACGAGCACCGCACCGAGATCACGCGGGCGATCGAGAGCGTCAACAAGCTGGCGCAGACGCTGAACGCACACACCGACCAGATCACCACCACGCTGAACGGCCTCACCCCCGGCATCGGCGTGCTCAACCAGCAGCGCGAGGCGCTGGTTGGGATGCTCAAGTCCCTCGACGGGCTGACCTCGGTCGCCGTCGACACGGTCAACCGCAGCAAGGACGACCTGGTCGCCGACCTCAAGGCCCTCGAACCGCTGCTGCGGCGGCTGGCCGACTCCGGCGACAAGCTGCCGAAGGCGATGGAGATGATCTTCACCTTCCCGTTCCCGGACGCGGCGCTCGACACCATCCGCGGCGACTACCTCAACGGCTTCCTCAAGGTGGGTCACTGA
- a CDS encoding KR domain-containing protein has translation MEDERALSPGVPFATRAFEVTWPEAPLPPAPPLPPGSWLLLTDEHPAALARAVALALSLAETGDEALSLPQDDFGELPGFLAGRRVRGVVFLTGAPHAYHDPEDARELLQAVSSVVARLDRGVRFHLVTQARGEPGLVFLRGLIRVLACERPDLRASIADFDVRSTVDAIARELRADAPEDEVRWRHDVRYAARLTRVPVAPEVPAGPGAYVVTGGFGALGLATARWLADHGATRIVLSGRRGGVADLPGVDVVVVAGDLADSGVADRLIAEATAGGVALRGIVHAAGVFAEDAEIVWRARVLGARRLHEAIAEIPPVWWLLCSPATALFGSPGGVGDATADAWLDAFAAWRRSRGLPAAITRVGTGQLSPAVWRPYFSSVLEEFVHRTDLFGEDASGV, from the coding sequence GTGGAGGACGAACGCGCGTTGTCGCCGGGCGTCCCGTTCGCCACCCGGGCGTTCGAGGTGACCTGGCCCGAAGCCCCGTTGCCGCCGGCGCCGCCTCTGCCGCCAGGGTCGTGGCTGCTGCTCACCGACGAGCACCCGGCCGCGCTGGCCCGGGCCGTCGCGCTCGCGCTGTCGCTGGCCGAGACCGGGGACGAGGCCCTTTCCCTGCCCCAGGACGACTTCGGCGAGCTGCCCGGGTTCCTGGCCGGCCGCCGGGTGCGCGGCGTCGTGTTCCTCACCGGGGCCCCGCACGCCTACCACGATCCCGAGGACGCGCGCGAACTCCTGCAGGCGGTCTCGTCGGTGGTCGCGCGGCTCGACCGCGGCGTCCGCTTCCACCTGGTGACGCAGGCGCGGGGCGAGCCGGGGCTGGTGTTCCTGCGCGGGCTGATCCGGGTGCTCGCCTGCGAACGCCCGGACCTGCGGGCCAGCATCGCCGACTTCGACGTCCGGTCCACTGTGGACGCGATCGCACGGGAACTGCGCGCGGACGCGCCGGAAGACGAAGTGCGCTGGCGCCACGACGTCCGGTACGCGGCGCGGCTGACGCGGGTTCCGGTCGCGCCCGAAGTGCCGGCCGGGCCGGGGGCGTACGTGGTCACCGGCGGGTTCGGCGCGCTCGGACTGGCTACCGCGCGGTGGCTGGCGGACCACGGAGCCACCCGGATCGTCCTTTCCGGACGGCGCGGCGGGGTGGCCGACCTCCCCGGCGTTGACGTCGTGGTCGTCGCCGGTGACCTCGCCGACTCCGGCGTCGCGGACCGCTTGATCGCCGAAGCGACGGCGGGTGGCGTGGCGTTGCGGGGGATCGTGCACGCGGCCGGGGTGTTCGCCGAGGACGCCGAGATCGTGTGGCGGGCCAGGGTGCTCGGTGCGCGTCGGCTGCACGAGGCGATCGCGGAAATCCCGCCGGTCTGGTGGCTGCTGTGCTCGCCGGCGACGGCGCTGTTCGGTTCGCCGGGCGGGGTCGGGGACGCGACGGCCGACGCGTGGCTGGACGCGTTCGCGGCCTGGCGGCGCTCCCGCGGGCTGCCCGCGGCGATCACCCGGGTCGGCACCGGGCAGCTCTCGCCGGCGGTCTGGCGGCCGTACTTTTCTTCCGTGCTTGAGGAATTCGTGCACCGGACCGACCTGTTCGGGGAGGACGCGTCAGGCGTCTGA
- a CDS encoding TetR/AcrR family transcriptional regulator, which produces MTQDTRRRRADAQRNVEALIEAARTVFATSGVDAPAKEITDLAGVGVGTLYRHFPQRSDLVKAVVRTGIDAVADAGPELSAAHPPERALSLWIDRFVELLGTKRGLASALHSGDPAFEGLPGYFMERLGPTLTALLDAAAADGAIRGDLGAEDLLHAIALLCQPAPGREPGHGRRMVAVLVDGLRYGAAEA; this is translated from the coding sequence GTGACCCAGGACACCCGACGCCGGCGTGCCGACGCCCAGCGCAACGTCGAGGCCTTGATCGAGGCGGCGCGGACGGTCTTCGCCACCTCCGGCGTGGACGCGCCGGCCAAGGAGATCACCGACCTCGCCGGAGTCGGCGTCGGCACGCTGTACCGGCACTTCCCGCAACGCTCGGACCTGGTCAAGGCCGTCGTGCGGACCGGGATCGACGCCGTCGCCGACGCCGGCCCCGAGCTGAGCGCCGCCCACCCGCCGGAGCGGGCGCTTTCGCTCTGGATCGACCGATTCGTCGAGCTCCTCGGGACCAAGCGCGGGCTCGCCTCGGCCCTGCACTCGGGCGATCCGGCGTTCGAGGGGCTGCCCGGCTACTTCATGGAGCGGCTGGGGCCTACGCTCACGGCTCTGCTCGACGCGGCGGCCGCCGACGGTGCGATCCGCGGCGACCTCGGCGCCGAGGACCTCCTGCACGCGATCGCGTTGTTGTGCCAGCCCGCACCCGGGCGCGAGCCGGGGCACGGCAGGCGCATGGTCGCCGTCCTTGTCGACGGCCTCCGCTACGGCGCCGCCGAAGCGTGA
- a CDS encoding aldo/keto reductase, protein MHYRTLGRTGIKVSPYALGAMMFATSFGNPDPDDSARMIHKALDAGLNFIDTADAYGDSEEVVGKALRGRRDDVVLATKFGRQVGGDPRHQGASRRWIVTAVENSLRRLQVDHIDLYQLHRTDPATDVEETLSALTDLLRTGKVRAIGTSQSLASDIVEAQWVAERRGLARCRAEQAAYSLLNRGVEREVLPLAQRFGMGTLIWGPLGQGLLTGRVRKGERNDLRRAHLLKHLSDERRLDVVEQLVPLAAEAGLPMTHLAMAFVIAHPGVTSALLGPRTMPQLDDLLAGVDVRLTDDVLDRIDEIVPPGTNVGALDQNYQPPAVHEPGLRRRPLAERAAA, encoded by the coding sequence ATGCACTACCGCACCCTCGGCCGGACCGGGATCAAGGTCAGCCCGTACGCGCTCGGCGCGATGATGTTCGCGACGTCCTTCGGCAACCCCGACCCGGACGACTCCGCCCGCATGATCCACAAGGCATTGGACGCGGGCCTCAACTTCATCGACACCGCCGACGCCTACGGCGACTCCGAAGAGGTCGTCGGCAAAGCGTTGCGAGGCCGCCGCGACGACGTCGTGCTCGCCACCAAGTTCGGCCGCCAGGTCGGCGGCGACCCGCGCCACCAAGGCGCCTCCCGGCGCTGGATCGTCACCGCCGTCGAGAACTCGCTGCGGCGCCTGCAGGTCGACCACATCGACCTCTACCAGCTGCACCGCACCGATCCCGCGACGGACGTCGAGGAAACGCTTTCCGCGCTGACCGACCTGCTCCGGACCGGCAAGGTCCGTGCGATCGGCACCTCCCAGAGCCTCGCGTCCGACATCGTCGAGGCCCAGTGGGTCGCCGAACGGCGCGGCCTGGCGCGGTGCCGCGCCGAGCAGGCGGCCTACTCCCTCCTCAACCGCGGCGTCGAACGCGAAGTGCTGCCGCTGGCCCAGCGCTTCGGCATGGGCACGCTGATCTGGGGCCCGCTCGGCCAGGGACTGCTCACCGGGCGCGTCCGCAAGGGCGAGCGGAACGACCTGCGCCGGGCCCACCTGCTCAAGCACCTCAGCGACGAACGCCGGCTCGACGTCGTCGAGCAGCTCGTTCCGCTGGCCGCCGAAGCGGGCCTGCCGATGACCCACCTCGCGATGGCCTTCGTCATCGCCCACCCCGGCGTCACCAGCGCGCTGCTCGGCCCGCGGACCATGCCCCAGCTCGACGACCTGCTGGCCGGCGTCGACGTCCGGCTCACCGATGACGTCCTCGACCGCATCGACGAAATCGTGCCGCCCGGCACGAACGTGGGCGCGCTCGACCAGAACTACCAGCCGCCGGCCGTGCACGAGCCGGGCCTGCGCCGCCGTCCGCTCGCCGAGCGCGCCGCGGCCTGA
- a CDS encoding MlaD family protein, which translates to MLTRFVRLQVTIFVVIAVLGVAYVGATYAGLDKVFFDRGYTVKAQFPTGGGIFAGAEVTYRGVPIGRVGELRLTPAGMEADLEIDSGTAPVPADTEAVVADRSAVGEQYVDLRPRSAGGPKLGDGSVITQADTKIPLPVDVVLSTVDTFANSVPKPALRTVVDELYNATTDAGPALDQLVGRGIEFVQAASAHVAPLTRFVTDAHVVLDTQVQQAGAIREFGANAKLLASTLKQADGDLRTLIPAVPAAANEVGALIRDSGPQLGVLLANLLTTADVLENRRDGLRQLLITAPQAVAAGSAVIRPDGAHFGLSLTFFDPPPCTTGYTTPYRDGLDTSTRPLNTAARCALPRGNPTNVRGSQNAPGGRP; encoded by the coding sequence ATGCTGACCCGGTTCGTGCGCCTGCAGGTGACGATCTTCGTGGTCATCGCCGTGCTCGGCGTGGCCTACGTCGGAGCCACCTACGCCGGTCTGGACAAGGTGTTCTTCGACCGCGGCTACACCGTGAAAGCGCAGTTCCCTACCGGCGGCGGCATCTTCGCAGGCGCCGAGGTCACCTACCGCGGGGTCCCGATCGGCCGGGTCGGCGAGCTGCGCCTGACCCCGGCCGGGATGGAAGCCGACCTGGAGATCGACTCGGGCACCGCGCCGGTCCCGGCCGACACCGAGGCCGTCGTCGCGGACCGCTCGGCGGTCGGCGAGCAGTACGTCGACCTGCGGCCACGCAGTGCTGGCGGGCCGAAACTGGGGGACGGGTCGGTGATCACACAGGCCGATACGAAGATCCCGCTGCCGGTCGACGTCGTCTTGTCGACAGTGGACACGTTCGCCAATTCGGTGCCCAAGCCCGCGCTGCGCACGGTCGTCGACGAGCTGTACAACGCGACCACCGACGCCGGTCCGGCGCTGGACCAGCTGGTCGGGCGCGGCATCGAGTTCGTGCAGGCGGCGAGCGCGCACGTGGCGCCGCTGACCCGGTTCGTCACCGACGCGCACGTCGTGCTCGACACCCAGGTGCAGCAGGCGGGCGCGATCCGCGAGTTCGGTGCCAACGCGAAGCTGCTGGCCTCGACGTTGAAGCAGGCCGACGGCGACCTGCGCACGCTCATCCCGGCGGTGCCGGCCGCGGCGAACGAGGTCGGCGCCCTGATCCGCGACTCCGGGCCGCAGCTGGGCGTGCTGCTGGCGAACCTGCTGACCACCGCGGACGTCCTGGAGAACCGGCGAGACGGGCTGCGGCAGCTGCTGATCACCGCACCGCAGGCGGTCGCGGCGGGCAGCGCGGTGATCCGGCCGGACGGTGCCCACTTCGGGCTGTCGCTGACCTTCTTCGACCCGCCGCCGTGCACGACCGGGTACACGACGCCGTACCGCGACGGCCTGGACACCTCGACCCGCCCGCTGAACACGGCCGCGCGCTGCGCGCTGCCGAGGGGCAATCCGACGAACGTGCGGGGTTCGCAGAACGCACCGGGAGGACGGCCGTGA
- a CDS encoding MCE family protein, with product MAHQLTDLGAQARRRTRLRALTVGVLLALVVSAAWPIATAPRERTLTAYFTAAVGIYPNSDVRVLGVAIGSVSEVEPNGTDVKVTMTLKPDAQLPADAGAVVITPSLVADRYVQITPVYRGGPQLPDGASIPRERTATPVEVDDLLHSLNQLMSALGPQGANKDGAVSEVLTKSAEYLSGNGQTIGTAIKNLGEFARAASDSKDDLFGSVDNISKFTAMLAADDGQVKQAISQIASLSKVLADQRDQFSGALTELTQALSVVQGFIKDNRGKVRTDVDKLADVTKILVNQKESLAEALQAAPNALTNLLGAYDKANGTLDGRGNLLEFPEGK from the coding sequence ATGGCGCACCAGCTGACCGACCTGGGAGCGCAGGCACGACGGCGGACGCGATTGCGCGCGCTCACCGTCGGTGTCCTCCTCGCCCTCGTCGTCTCGGCGGCGTGGCCGATCGCGACCGCACCCCGGGAGCGGACGCTGACCGCGTACTTCACCGCCGCCGTGGGCATCTACCCCAACTCCGACGTGCGCGTCCTCGGTGTCGCCATCGGGTCGGTGTCCGAAGTGGAGCCGAACGGCACCGACGTCAAGGTGACCATGACGCTCAAGCCGGACGCCCAGCTGCCCGCGGACGCGGGAGCAGTCGTGATCACGCCGAGCCTGGTCGCCGACCGGTACGTGCAGATCACGCCCGTCTACCGCGGCGGGCCGCAGCTGCCCGACGGCGCTTCGATCCCGCGGGAGCGCACCGCGACCCCGGTCGAGGTCGACGACCTGCTGCACAGCCTCAACCAGCTGATGTCCGCACTGGGACCGCAGGGGGCCAACAAGGACGGCGCCGTCAGCGAGGTGCTGACCAAGTCGGCCGAATACCTCAGCGGCAACGGGCAGACCATCGGCACGGCGATCAAGAACCTCGGCGAATTCGCCCGTGCCGCCAGTGATTCGAAGGACGACCTGTTCGGCTCGGTCGACAACATCAGCAAGTTCACCGCCATGCTCGCGGCCGACGACGGTCAGGTGAAGCAGGCGATCTCGCAGATCGCGTCGCTGAGCAAGGTGCTGGCCGACCAGCGCGACCAGTTCTCCGGCGCGCTGACCGAGCTGACCCAGGCGCTGAGCGTCGTGCAGGGGTTCATCAAGGACAACCGCGGCAAGGTCCGGACCGATGTGGACAAACTGGCCGACGTCACGAAGATCCTGGTCAACCAGAAGGAGTCCCTCGCCGAAGCGCTGCAGGCGGCGCCGAACGCGCTGACGAACCTCCTGGGCGCCTACGACAAGGCGAACGGGACCCTCGACGGCCGCGGCAACCTCCTCGAGTTCCCGGAGGGGAAATGA